Genomic DNA from Methanofollis sp. W23:
TCTCTTGTAGGCCTTGACATGCCGGGCGGTGCCGGGCGGCCAGTGGGTATATTCCCCATATGAGGTGGAGTGCAGGGTTGCCACCCCTTGCTTGAACGGCACCTTGCCGGGGAACAAGGGTTGGTGCATCCATACGGCATCAAAATCATCCTCCTTGAGGTGTCTCGCAACAGTATGCCAGTAATGGGAGATCCCGACGATCCCCGACCGCATGATGAGTGCGCGGTTCCCCAGTCTGATGTCGGGCCCGGTCGGGGTGGCCACGGTGCATGTGACCCCCTGTTCTTCCAATTTTTTCACCACATTATAGGTGACATTGGCGATCCCTGTCCCGTACGGATAATACTCAAAACTGCAGATCAGCACATTCATGATCTCCCTCCATTTAACCGCCTTTTTTTGGGGAATGAGTGCCAGGGGGGGTGATACCCTCCTGGGCATGCGTCTCTGTCTTCAGGGCTGGCCTGACCATGGTCTCGATCTCATGCGACCACTGCTCCCTGATGACATCCCAGGAAAAACGTTCGGTCACCGATTGTTGTGCCGAAGCCCCGATTTTTCTGGCGACCTCGGGGTGTTCGATGAGAAAGGTGATCCGTTGTGCAAGTGTCTCCCTGTCCCTGGGACAGACAAGAAATCCGTTCTTCCCGTCGGTGATGATCTCGCGTGTCCCGCCCACATCGGTTGCCACCACGGCGCACCCTGCTGCGCACGCCTCGATCACCGAGGTGGGCAGGCCCTCGGAGTACGAGGGGTTGACAAAAATTGTGGTCGAGGTAAGGACCTTGGGGATCTCATCATGGGAGATGGTCCCGAGGAACGAGACGCCTTTCATCCCGGCCGCCATCTCCTCAAGGTCGTATCTGTACGGGCCGTCGCCCACGATCGTCAGGTTCGCCCCCTCAGGGAGTGAGGGATAGACTGCAAGCAGGTCCTGGACGCCTTTCCCATAGACCAATCGTCCGATGAAGGTGATGTCAGCTGGGGAGTGGGTGCCGTTGCCGTTGTCTCTGGTGCGTGCAGCCCTGAATGGCGTGAGATCAATGCCGTTGTGAAGCACTCGCGGGTTTTCTGCTCCGAGGTGGTCGAGGAATGCAACCGCG
This window encodes:
- a CDS encoding glycosyltransferase family 4 protein, with the protein product MKHQYHSQESGFAQGGKAIQGPISGDPAPQGIIKKDHIVIFTAGFPPRIGGLEKIIYELSQNLVRAGYQVDVVTCNTDHAPLTEEYGEVHVLRFPSLNLLGARYPVPLLSPAALRLFIRVLKGNYQAVCTNTRFFSITLLGWCVAMIKDIPLVHLEHGSSHVYLEGRVASTLAEAYDHTVGTLIVKDAAATFGVSAAAVAFLDHLGAENPRVLHNGIDLTPFRAARTRDNGNGTHSPADITFIGRLVYGKGVQDLLAVYPSLPEGANLTIVGDGPYRYDLEEMAAGMKGVSFLGTISHDEIPKVLTSTTIFVNPSYSEGLPTSVIEACAAGCAVVATDVGGTREIITDGKNGFLVCPRDRETLAQRITFLIEHPEVARKIGASAQQSVTERFSWDVIREQWSHEIETMVRPALKTETHAQEGITPPGTHSPKKGG